The Dioscorea cayenensis subsp. rotundata cultivar TDr96_F1 chromosome 11, TDr96_F1_v2_PseudoChromosome.rev07_lg8_w22 25.fasta, whole genome shotgun sequence genomic interval CAGTATGCTCATACTCTCCGCTTTCACTGAAGCCAATTCTCGCGAGATGAGGCCTGTGTCAGAAACGACAGAATATGATTCAGAGCCGAGATACAATGTTGCCTTCACTCTTGATTTAGGATGTGTATCCGCTTGAACTTTTTCCATCGCTTGATATCTGCATCAAGGAGATaagtatcaaataaaaaaaaaaaaaaggaatagcTTATTACTGTAATCTCTGATGACCGCCATGCACAATTGAAGACAAGAAATCAAGGCATGGAAATGCATGAATTTGCTGGAAGAAGTCATCTATCCTTGGTTCATATGGtttccattctttttttttttatttttttatttctaacttATTAAGAAATCAGAAATAACAGGTCCCTGCAGTTAGGCATAAGGTACAGATACTATTCTAATTCATGCACTTGCTTTAATCTTTTCCCTTGCAAAAACAAGGAATCAGATGTAAAAATGCTTCAATAGAATATCCAACGAGCACTTTAGAACATTAGAACTCTGATATTTTCTGTAATGCTTTGCATATTGCTAGAATCAGATACCTCTTTAAAAGATTCACaccttttgttttgatgttaAGTATGCTTCAATCATATAATGACTAATGACTGCTGAACTCATATTAGTCTCAAGAGCTAAATCAGAAAAGCTGTCCAGACAACATATGATGAAGTAGGTACGTAATTTCTTCAAGTCACATAATTAAGCCTGTAACCATCCAAAGCAATCCCAAAAAGAGAACATTTCAGTTGGGACAACGATGGCAAAAAAAGCCAGCTCAAAATGGTCAATTGCTAGAAATTTTGTGAAGCTTAACATGCGAGAAAGATGATTTACATCGAATGGATGGaccattttgttttttgaaattagACGTTTTCCACCATCTAGCTGcattttaaaactaaatcaGAGCATGGCTCACACAACATTTATGTCAATAACAGAGTAAAGGTTCATTTTTAACTGCACCAAGGAGTTAAGATTCAAACCAAGcaaagaacaaaatgaaaattgagTGAGCAAACTCTTAAAAAAAGCTCACCAAAATAGTAATGGGATATTGGCAATAAAGATCACCTCCTGATCTTTTTATGCCCATATGAATGTATAAAGTTTctgaataaatgaaaaaaaatgacataATCTTACTCCACAGATGTTCTGAAAAGGGAACAATAACGATTGAATGACTTCTTATGAGaaccaatatttaaaaaataaaaaataaaaaaaataaaaaaacccctaGAACAAGGAGAGCTATTTACAGAATAAGCATAGCTATATTGAATACACTGAATGCTAGAGTTGGAGCATTGTCATACAAAAAACAGACTTGAGCAGAACTCTTCAAGGCTAACCCATGAACAAAAATAGAGTATTTCTCAAGGGCTATGGCCCGGAAAATTTTACCTTTAGGGGTGATTTAGTTCATGTGATCTTTAAAGGATTGCTAGGAATTTGCACGCGATATGTTACATTCTCACCTTTGGCTCATACAAAATGCTAAAATGGGTGGGAAAGTGGTAAACCCATAGGTGTGGAATTCacataaattatgataatttaattcCATGCATAAAGCTAAGGGATGCAGGATTACTATTACCTGAGAATATTTAGACAAAAATATTTCCAAACTTACCCTTGTATAATTGATAAAATGTCAAAGAGTGGATAAAGAATCAAGGAGTAGAGGAGGTATGTTCATTGCCACCAACAATCCATCCCTCTCTTTCTCCTTCCTTACTCTTAGGTACTTCTATTCCTCTAACTACAATTTATACTATTTGTATAGTTAGATTAGGTTTTCTAATTGAAATATCTTGTACAagaattttgcaaaaaaataaaattaaattaaaataaaaaatcaactttttgataaaattttagatattaagATGGCAATATgcctttttgtttgtttttgtaaaaagtCTAGATGAGactaaagataaaaacaaatttgttcATATACTATTaggtaaaaaatttaataaatttattacatattAAATTACATATGATGAAGATTTGATTCAATtaaacttaataaataaatagatattgATCATATCTTAAAACAAAtagattttaatcaaaatccaaatttaacaaatattgtttaagtatattacttataattataaaagaatgcACATATGTATACCAAGCTTTACAAAGTTTTTTTATAGGATTATTGTGTAGTGTAGACCAacgttaaaacaaaataaaataaagttaagaggtatttaaattaaataatataaaaattaaaaattaaaaaaataataataagatcaaggtattttgataattgaatcCCTTAAGTATACCTCTAGAGAACATCTTATTGAAACAAACATGTCAATGTTACATTCTTAGCAACTTTTACAAGTGAATCAAACATATCATTTCAAAATGCTATGAAAAATGATTCCCATGTTTTACTTTGCTAGGAATGTTATTCTAGGATGgaatcatacattatattatatttaaatggatATATAATATACTCTACTAGGATTATATATCCTAAACAAAGGAAACAAGATTTACTGGGAAAGAACACAAACCTTGTCGAGGAAATTAACAACATGAATGGCTGCAATAATGTTCTAAGAGGAAATCAAAATTGGTCAATTCTATGCAATGATATGGGCTGCTGCAGCAATGAGCTGGAAAGACACCAAGATTTATAAAGTGTGGTTTAACATTCACAACCATTTCTAAATCAATTAACCATATCACATTGTCAACAACTTCAAAATGCAACAGCTGAAAGCATGCTGATGCTTCTCTATTTGTTATTGCAAATTCACTTCCATCAAAGTATATTAAATGCTTACTATATGTTGGAAAAACCTAATCCCAATAAACTGGTATATCACTGCCCGCACGGGCTGCTCTCAAGAGCCCACAATTATCACAGAGCAAGACAATTAAAAAGTTCATGCCTTGCGCACAATGCCCTCAAAAATATTCTGGTATCTAAGCTACAATTCTTCAATAAGAACTATAAGGTGAAGAGGTGATGAGGTCAGTTGTAGTTTAGGCCAAACTATAAGAACTATCACATGACATGTTAGAAGAACCTACAATAACAATGTCAGGGAACAAAGATATGTTCCTAGAAAGAAAGATGAGCATGAAAAGGCCTTCATAGAGCATCTAGTATCTTGGGATGGCATGAACCATCAGATTCTGGGATGATTTCGCTCTAGTACAGAAGCAAAATATTGTGTTTCAGTGATACACCCTCTAAGCTCCTTTGGTTACATCG includes:
- the LOC120272645 gene encoding uncharacterized protein LOC120272645, which encodes MEKVQADTHPKSRVKATLYLGSESYSVVSDTGLISRELASVKAESMSILTGFITKHNVPNDVPDEPLEGSDDEESEEPKNPSKKSKKQK